From the genome of Aspergillus fumigatus Af293 chromosome 1, whole genome shotgun sequence, one region includes:
- a CDS encoding adenylyl-sulfate kinase, whose product MATNITYHASALTRSERSALRNQRGLTIWLTGLSASGKSTIAVELEHQLLRDRGVSAYRLDGDNIRFGLNKDLGFSEKDRNENIRRIAEVAKLFADSANIAITSFISPYKADRETARKLHEVPTPGEETGLPFVEVYVDVPVEVAEKRDPKGLYKKAREGVIKEFTGISAPYEAPDKPEVHIKNYDLPVRDAVAQIIAYLDEQGYLPPKKE is encoded by the exons ATGGCCAC AAACATCACCTACCACGCCAGCGCCCTCACCCGCTCCGAGCGCAGCGCCCTCCGAAACCAACGCGGCCTCACAATCTGGCTCACCGGCCTCTCCGCCTCGGGTAAATCCACCATCGCCGTCGAACTCGAGCACCAGCTGCTCCGCGACCGGGGCGTCTCCGCCTACCGACTCGACGGCGACAACATCCGCTTCGGGCTCAACAAGGACCTAGGTTTCAGCGAAAAGGACCGCAACGAGAACATCCGGCGCATTGCGGAAGTAGCCAAGCTCTTCGCCGACAGCGCCAACATCGCCATCACGTCGTTTATCTCGCCGTACAAGGCTGACCGCGAGACTGCGCGCAAGCTGCACGAGGTGCCGACGCCTGGCGAGGAGACGGGTCTGCCTTTCGTCGAGGTGTATGTCGATGTGCCAGTGGAGGTGGCAGAGAAGCGGGATCCCAAGGGGCTGTATAAGAAGGCAAGGGAGGGGGTCATCAAGGAGTTTACCGGGATTAGTGCTCCGTATGAGGCACCGGATAAGCCCGAGGTGCATATCAAGAACTATGATTTGCCCGTGAGGGATGCGGTTGCGCAGATCATTGCGTATCTGGATGAGCAGGGGTATTTGCCTCCGAAGAAGGAGTAG
- a CDS encoding putative succinyl-CoA synthetase subunit alpha — translation MTGLRTLPLRAQRASILRFSRFSTSSKKSSYADTLPNLKIGAHTRVLFQGFTGRQATANVKESLAWGTKIVGGVKPGVEGEHLGLPVFPSVRAAQERAKPDASAIYVPGNQTAKAIEEAIEAEIPLVVAVAEHVPIHDMLRVHSMLQTQSKTRLVGANCPGIISAIGKCRIGFQPLPCFSPGKVGIVAKSGTLSYETVASTTRAGLGQSLCISMGGDVLAGTNFVDALKVFEEDPDTEGIILVGEIGGIAEIDAADWIRDYNKRTANPKPIMALVGGREAPPGRVMGHAGAWITPGEPDAEAKHRALESAGVTMVDHPEKFGQGMKALLARRTLTSATPTGPSNPKRGLHTMRRLPHGSSRVSFWSIQKRSLYVKEFQALEMLKRKSISVNEATPSDSDVLLTMTVDRTALSPCIVASTRPDLAQASSDRFPFAYTTQEFSSTSPVLKSVASHLQLPETACGKLAELMQALWGIFKEKEAYLLEVRVNLSHGEMQVRGARFGFDDAAFRSSGRQEDLHRLRDKEKEVPEEVEAEKDGIVYVKLQGEGSIGTLVNGAGLAMNTVDALSIHGGHCANFLDTGGKATSETVKSSFRIIRSDPRVKAIFVNIFGGLTRCDMIAEGIIMAFRDLEMNVPVVVRLRGTNEEIGQKMIAESGLPLHAFDSFEDAAKKVISLARST, via the exons ATGACGGGTTTACGGACCCTGCCTCTACGGGCACAGAGAGCTTCCATTCTGAGATTCTCGCGattctcaacatcatcaaagaaGTCCAGCTATGCGGACACCCTTCCGAATCTCAAGATAGGAGCGCACACACGTGTTTTGTTTCAAGGATTCACAG GACGGCAG GCCACCGCGAATGTCAAGGAGTCTCTCGCATGGGGTACGAAAATTGTAGGAGGTGTAAAGCCGGGCGTGGAGGGTGAGCATCTAGGACTTCCTGTATTTCCTTCAGTGCGAGCG GCTCAAGAAAGGGCCAAGCCTGACGCTTCCGCCATTTATGTCCCGGGAAACCAGACAGCAAAGGCCATTGAAGAAGCGATTGAGGCAGAGATTCcgcttgttgttgctgtaGCGGAGCATGTTCCCATTCATGATATGCTTCGT GTACACTCTATGCTGCAGACCCAGTCCAAAACGCGACTAGTAGGAGCCAACTGCCCGGGAATAATCTCTGCAATTGGCAAGTGCCGTATCGGATTCCAACCTTTACCGTGTTTCTCACCCGGGAAAGTCGGAATTGTTGCTAAATCAGGGACACTAAGCTACGAGACTGTGGCATCGACGACGCGCGCTGGACTTGGACAGAGCCTGTGTATTAGCATGGGCGGAGATGTACTGGCCGGAACCAATTTCGTCGACGCGTTAAAGGTCTTCGAGGAGGATCCTGACACAGAAGGTATCATATTGGTCGGGGAGATCGGTGGAATTGCGGAAATTGATGCAGCGGACTGGATTCGAGACTACAACAAGCGGACCGCCAATCCAAA ACCTATTATGGCTCTTGTTGGCGGTCGAGAGGCCCCTCCTGGTCGAGTCATGGGCCACGCCGGCGCTTGGATAACTCCTGGAGAGCCAGATGCAGAGGCCAAGCACAGAGCTCTCGAGAGCGCTGGAGTGACAATGGTCGATCATCCAGAAAAGTTTGGTCAGGGTATGAAGGCGCTTTTAGCTCGCAGAACCCTGACGAGTGCTACG CCTACCGGTCCTAGCAACCCAAAAAGAGGCCTGCACACAATGCGTCGTCTCCCGCATGGTAGTAGCCGTGTGTCGTTCTGGTCAATACAAAAGCGATCTCTCTATGTCAAGGAATTTCAGGCTCTGGAGATGCTGAAGCGGAAATCTATCTCGGTGAACGAGGCAACTCCTTCGGATTCGGATGTCTTGCTCACAATGACAGTTGACAGAACAGCATTGTCGCCCTGCATTGTTGCGTCTACAAGACCTGATCTTGCTCAAGCGTCTTCGGATAGATTTCCATTCGCTTATACAACACAAGAGTTCAGCAGTACCAGCCCAGTTCTCAAATCTGTTGCCTCCCATCTCCAACTTCCAGAGACAGCATGCGGGAAGTTGGCAGAGCTTATGCAAGCTCTTTGGGGGAtcttcaaggagaaggaagcctACCTACTGGAAGTCCGGGTCAATCTCAGCCATGGTGAGATGCAAGTTCGAGGTGCACGTTTCGGGTTTGACGATGCGGCGTTCCGGAGCTCCGGACGTCAAGAAGACTTGCACCGACTCAGAGATAAAGAAAAAGAGGTACCTGAAGAGGTCGAAGCGGAAAAGGACGGAATTGTCTATGTCAA GTTACAAGGAGAGGGAAGCATCGGGACACTAG TCAATGGCGCCGGCCTAGCGATGAACACCGTTGATGCCCTGTCCATCCACGGCGGTCACTGCGCCAACTTCCTTGACACAGGGGGCAAAGCAACGTCCGAAACGGTCAAATCGTCCTTCCGAATCATTCGATCAGATCCACGGGTCAAGGCCATTTTCGTCAACATCTTCGGCGGCCTAACTCGGTGTGACATGATCGCCGAGGGgatcatcatggcctttCGGGACTTGGAAATGAACGTCCCGGTGGTAGTACGGCTACGGGGGACGAACGAGGAGATCGGGCAGAAGATG ATTGCTGAGAGTGGGCTTCCTTTGCACGCCTTTGACAGTTTTGAGGATGCCGCCAAGAAGGTGATCAGCTTGGCCAGGAGTACATAG
- a CDS encoding SUMO family protein SMT3: protein MADNGTPSEAPAPPPVEHLNIKVTDNNNEVFFKIKRTTQLKKLMDAFCERQGKQLSTVRFLFDGTRVRPEDTPDSLDMADGDTLEVHQEQIGG from the exons ATGGCCGACAACGGAACACCAAGCGAAGCCCCCGCCCCGCCCCCGGTTGAGCACCTCAACATCAAGGTCACCGATAATAACAACGAGGTCTTCTTCAAAATCAAGCGCACAACACAGCTGAAAAAGCTCATGGACGCCTTCTGCGAGCGCCAGGGAAAGCAGCTGTCTACCGTCCGTTTCCTGTTCGATGGTACCCGCGTGCGCCCCGAAGACACACCTGACTCT CTGGACATGGCCGATGGCGATACTCTGGAAGTGCACCAGGAGCAGATTGGCGGTTAG
- a CDS encoding nucleoporin Nup84/Nup107 family protein: MAPLSTAVGSNTATAGFTSVNSHRNTFNDPEIIEIDDDDDDDEPMGDDEEGNEEEEGINDGDEYEDESVENGDEEDEPEEESAEDMNGTESPLELVPAPNGRGGSDVFTPGLFTSAGARQALHPLRRTADRVTRQIEAFAERLDRFKQKGRTDDFGNYQAAYQLVKSYQVLAQDAIQDITKQNTLKRAKMGWSTSRTNGTASHDPKIEEELQRLQLEANTWQLLLNLISIDDPPSKASCKKAQETVFQKLHRYSSDREVWESFLSADHYALECVIIMKWLERTATTTPQDIDSLISELESQAERGQGHWTHGWLYTKETIKGQKRLRAWPQPLEPKDPGITASLLTSDVSEPLITQLDPDAVTRQKQHLQKQDQFYERATWMTCWKMLRQGENWTKIRDWAEERLENWKAVSLCGSSVDPESGGERTPVDDGMTRMMNFRSQESWRAACSALARNPHIEDFERAVYALLCGETEAAFKVCQSWDDYLYVHFNSVVLSRYQGFCKQFRRKLSHSPTAPVNFVPEPVGYSDFNKFVQYTKGNERIGVEARNPYRTIQAAILGKGYDTFFYSLAKAVSQVAKTGSEDSFVPDLSPTHVDDSLLIAAEDDDALRIATHLYIIASSIGYVRSDTQFFETASVNVIGYIANLEDAGIYEAIPLYASLLPAPQTHSVLGRVLIEILDPRERKQQVRLIEKYDINIEAVLEDQWNWISSTVSAVEHTRTVKRYPKVVRRDDGTRELVPVKTDFIGTEISRSDERLIRSLEWLRYVDGQWGRICHLGAFLYRKFYLSGKLAAARELSRRMKLSDISRESFGFDVAEFGYGIPNGSDRATPEPSSPTKSRLLGSAHKLNRPIPNGVPSDEQTNILVMQSQTMRDLEELTLAFDGLERFGLCWKKIDKSKRRRDSGAVKDLRDELQDTLDEISMHVDAVLDEWLTAPADEAEEAELEEIRVTYIPELFLDYHNALYFSAHVLTSEILVQCMNLAMQVSENEYLTRSFVSSRRMAELVDALALSSKAMVQTRVKPGKRLLGGESLGIWTVEVPEDEEQEFLRQAK, from the exons ATGGCTCCTTTGTCCACTGCGGTGGGCTCTAACACTGCCACTGCTGGCTTTACGTCGGTCAAT TCACACCGTAATACCTTTAACGATCCTGAAATTATTGAaatcgatgacgatgacgatgatgacgaaccCATGggggatgatgaggaaggaaacgaagaggaagaaggcattAATGACGGAGATGAGTACGAAGACGAAAGTGTGGAAAACggcgacgaagaggacgaacCGGAGGAAGAGTCCGCTGAAGATATGAATGGCACCGAATCGCCGTTAGAACTCGTTCCTGCGCCGAACGGCAGAG GTGGTTCGGACGTGTTCACACCCGGTTTGTTCACATCGGCCGGCGCACGGCAAGCGTTACATCCCCTTCGCCGCACCGCGGACCGTGTGACGCGCCAGATCGAAGCTTTTGCGGAGAGGTTGGATCGCTTCAAGCAGAAAGGTCGCACTGACGATTTTGGAAATTACCAAGCTGCATATCAATTGGTGAAGAGCTACCAAGTTCTCGCTCAAGATGCGATCCAGGATATCACGAAGCAGAATACCTTGAAGCGCGCGAAAATGGGCTGGAGCACAAGTCGAACCAACGGCACCGCATCGCATGATCCCAAGATAGAGGAGGAACTGCAACGGTTACAGCTCGAGGCAAATACTTGGCAGCTtcttctcaacctcatcagCATTGATGATCCCCCAAGCAAAGCCAGCTGCAAGAAAGCGCAAGAGACTGTTTTCCAGAAGCTCCATCGGTACTCGTCTGATCGTGAAGTCTGGGAGAGCTTCCTCAGCGCTGACCACTACGCGCTCGAATGCGTGATTATCATGAAGTGGCTGGAGCGCACGGCGACGACCACGCCTCAGGATATTGATTCGCTGATCTCCGAGCTTGAATCGCAGGCGGAACGAGGACAGGGGCACTGGACACATGGCTGGCTCTACACGAAGGAGACGATCAAGGGACAGAAGAGACTTCGTGCTTGGCCACAGCCTCTCGAACCCAAAGACCCTGGCATCACAGCGTCTCTGTTGACTTCCGACGTCTCGGAGCCATTGATTACGCAATTAGATCCGGATGCTGTGACTCGGCAGAAGCAGCACCTCCAGAAGCAGGATCAGTTCTATGAGCGCGCGACTTGGATgacctgctggaagatgTTGCGACAGGGAGAGAACTGGACCAAGATCCGGGATTGGGCTGAGGAACGACTGGAAAACTGGAAGGCTGTCAGTTTATGTGGCTCCAGTGTTGACCCCGAGTCCGGGGGCGAGCGGACAcctgttgatgatggaatgaCGCGCATGATGAACTTTCGCTCTCAGGAGTCCTGGCGAGCGGCTTGCTCTGCTCTGGCGCGGAATCCCCACATTGAGGACTTTGAACGGGCGGTCTATGCGCTACTCTGCGGGGAGACCGAGGCCGCATTCAAAGTCTGTCAGAGCTGGGATGACTACCTCTACGTCCACTTCAACAGTGTGGTCCTGTCACGCTATCAAGGGTTCTGCAAGCAGTTCCGGCGCAAGCTGAGCCACTCGCCTACGGCGCCGGTTAACTTCGTTCCTGAGCCCGTCGGATACAGCGATTTCAACAAGTTTGTGCAGTACACGAAGGGCAACGAACGCATTGGAGTGGAGGCGCGCAACCCGTACCGCACGATTCAAGCTGCGATACTAGGCAAAGGATATGACACATTTTTCTACTCGCTAGCCAAAGCAGTCTCGCAAGTTGCGAAGACGGGTTCTGAAGATTCCTTTGTGCCGGATCTGTCCCCAACCCATGTGGACGACTCGCTTctcatcgccgccgaggacgacgatgcaCTGCGGATTGCGACGCATCTTTACATCATCGCCAGCTCCATTGGCTACGTCCGTTCTGACACCCAATTCTTTGAGACGGCATCTGTAAATGTTATCGGTTACATCGCAAATCTCGAGGATGCTGGCATCTACGAGGCGATACCGCTCTATGCGTCCCTCCTGCCTGCTCCGCAGACCCACTCCGTACTTGGCCGCGTGCTGATCGAGATCCTTGACCCGAGAGAGCGGAAACAGCAGGTTCGATTGATCGAGAAATACGATATAAATATCGAGGCCGTCTTGGAAGACCAGTGGAATTGGATCAGTAGCACTGTCTCTGCAGTTGAGCACACAAGGACAGTGAAGCGCTATCCCAAAGTCGTCCGCAGAGACGATGGAACCCGCGAGTTGGTACCAGTCAAGACAGACTTTATCGGAACCGAGATCTCTCGTTCAGACGAGCGGTTGATTCGCAGTCTCGAGTGGCTCCGATATGTTGATGGGCAATGGGGCAGGATATGCCACCTTGGCGCTTTTCTGTATAGAAAATTTTATT TGTCCGGAAAACTTGCTGCCGCACGAGAGTTGAGCCGACGTATGAAGCTATCCGACATATCGCGTGAATCGTTTGGTTTCGACGTGGCGGAGTTTGGGTACGGTATTCCAAACGGAAGTGACCGTGCGACTCCAGAGCCCAGTAGCCCAACCAAGTCGAGGTTGCTAGGATCTGCGCACAAACTGAATCGGCCTATTCCCAACGGGGTCCCCTCAGATGAGCAAACAAATATTCTTGTGATGCAGTCGCAAACGATGCGAGACTTGGAAGAGCTAACGCTGGCGTTTGACGGGTTGGAGCGATTCGGCCTGTGCTGGAAGAAAATTGACAA GAGCAAACGTAGACGGGATTCTGGCGCGGTTAAGGATCTTAGGGATGAGTTGCAAGATACTCTGGATGAGATTAGTATGCATGTGGACGCGGTGCTGGACGAATGGCTGACTGCGCCCGCAGACG AAGCGGAAGaggccgagctggaagaaatCCGGGTCACCTACATCCCCGAACTGTTCCTGGACTATCACAATGCGCTGTACTTTTCCGCCCACGTCCTCACCAGCGAGATCTTGGTGCAGTGCATGAACCTGGCGATGCAAGTATCCGAGAACGAATATCTGACGCGCAGTTTTGTGTCATCGCGCCGGATGGCAGAATTGGTTGACGCGTTGGCGCTGTCGAGCAAGGCGATGGTTCAGACCCGGGTCAAGCCTGGCAAGAGACTACTGGGAGGCGAGTCGCTTGGCATTTGGACAGTGGAGGTtcccgaggatgaggagcaggagtTTCTCCGTCAGGCCAAATGA
- a CDS encoding putative urea hydro-lyase/cyanamide hydratase has translation MNTVLDPVTTYGLTAVPSSCTTLFNGNIPSSPPPFVPTTQTPIPSTPLATRIDNYARENLSEQTYHHSLRVYHFGLAIKRHAFPTWSFTDETYFLACLLHDLGTTDKNTRKTRLSFEFYGGLLALEVLQSSAEHPANHSGYGAATGTVAPREQAESVAEAIVRHQDLCEKGMITALGRLLQLATLLDNTGANEHLVNPQTIKDVCENYPRKQWSSCFAGVIRKENGLKPWAHSTTLGEEFPAKIMGNKLMAPYE, from the exons ATGAATACCGTCCTCGACCCCGTAACAACATACGGCTTAACCGCCGTCCCCTCCTCCTGTACCACCCTCTTCAACGGCAACATCCCCAGCTCACCACCCCCTTTCGTCCCAACCACTCAAACTCCCATCCCATCGACCCCCCTCGCAACTCGCATAGACAACTACGCCCGCGAAAATCTCTCCGAGCAAACCTACCACCACTCCCTCCGCGTCTACCACTTCGGCCTCGCCATCAAACGCCACGCCTTTCCCACCTGGTCCTTCACAGACGAGACCTACTTCCTCGCCTGCCTGCTCCATGACCTCGGCACAACAGACAAGAACACGCGCAAGACCCGGCTGAGCTTCGAGTTCTACGGCGGCCTTCTCGCCCTCGAGGTCCTGCAGTCGAGCGCGGAGCATCCCGCCAACCATTCGGGGTACGGCGCAGCCACCGGGACCGTCGCGCCGAGGGAGCAGGCGGAGAGTGTCGCCGAGGCGATCGTCCGGCACCAGGATTTGTGCGAGAAGGGAATGATCACGGCGCTGGGGCGGTTGTTGCAGTTGGCGACGTTGCTGG ATAATACCGGCGCCAATGAGCACCTCGTCAATCCGCAGACGATCAAGGATGTCTGCGAGAATTATCCCCGGAAGCAGTGGAGCAGTTGCTTTGCGGGGGTCATTCGCAAGGAGAACGGGCTGAAGCCGTGGGCGCATTCCACCACGCTGGGGGAGGAGTTTCCAGCGAAGATCATGGGGAATAAGCTGATGGCGCCGTATGAGTGA